A section of the Parasteatoda tepidariorum isolate YZ-2023 chromosome 6, CAS_Ptep_4.0, whole genome shotgun sequence genome encodes:
- the LOC107456223 gene encoding uncharacterized protein, with protein sequence MENKAMDLSPPKKRQKKSYISKAEKEIILNIYKTEVHSKPDVPIIDVANHAASAAGVSTASVFRIIKEYKKDGILHSPKRTKPRKTFLDDIDDFDKNAVRRKVHDFFRRNEIPTINKVLKAVNDDSDLPNFKRTTFYSLLKKLGFKHQKRGRNSSLIEKEEIILWRRRYLRTINKMRQEGRKIYYMDETWLNAGHTQDKVWNDTSIISSKQAFLSGLSTGLKSPSGKGERLIITHIGSDAGFLKEGLLLFKSNKNKDYHKDMNAACFEEWFEKILPFLEPNSVVVMDNAPYHSRKEEKIPNTSSTKQVIKDWLKSKNIVSDEEGMLKTELLDIVKAHKHRYDKFAVDELARRNNIMILRLPPYHAELNPIELIWAQMKGSVAKENKTFKLSEVEELCMKSLNEIGVEKWKNCIEHIQKIEKEMWDLDEAIENTVNSLVININSNDEDSTSSESEF encoded by the coding sequence atggaaaataaagcGATGGATTTAAGTCCTCCTAAAAAACGACAGAAGAAATCTTACATAAGTAAAGCtgagaaagaaataatattgaacatttataaaacaGAAGTGCATTCAAAACCAGATGTTCCAATCATTGATGTGGCTAACCATGCGGCTTCTGCAGCGGGAGTTAGCACAGCTTCTGTTTTCAGAATTatcaaagaatataaaaaggATGGTATATTACATTCCCCGAAGAGGACTAAACCTCGTAAAACTTTTTTGGATGACATTGACGATTTCGACAAAAATGCTGTAAGAAGAAAAGTTCATGATTTTTTCCGCCGTAACGAAATTCCGACAATAAACAAAGTTCTCAAAGCTGTGAACGATGATTCTGATTTACCAAACTTTAAAAGAACGACATTTTATtccctgttaaaaaaattaggcttCAAACATCAAAAACGAGGACGGAACAGCTCACtcattgaaaaagaagaaataattttgtggaggcgaagatatttaagaacaattaacaaaatgagacaagaaggaagaaaaatttattacatggaTGAGACATGGTTGAATGCTGGACACACGCAAGACAAAGTGTGGAATGATACTTCCATTATCTCGTCAAAACAGGCATTTTTATCTGGTCTTTCTACAGGATTAAAATCGCCTTCTGGCAAAGGTGAGAGACTTATTATTACGCACATTGGTAGCGACGCGGGCTTTTTAAAAGAAGGACttctactttttaaatcaaacaaaaacaaGGATTACCATAAGGATATGAATGCAGCGTGTTTCGAAGAATGGTTCGAGAAAATTCTACCCTTTCTAGAGCCGAACTCTGTCGTTGTGATGGACAATGCACCATATCACTCtcgtaaagaagaaaaaattcctaACACATCATCGACTAAGCAAGTAATTAAAGATTGgctaaaatctaaaaacattgTTAGTGATGAAGAAGGTATGCTAAAAACAGAACTACTGGATATAGTGAAAGCTCATAAGCACAGATATGACAAATTCGCGGTGGATGAACTTGCTAGACGtaataatataatgattttaaggCTTCCCCCCTATCACGCTGAATTAAATCCAATTGAGCTGATTTGGGCCCAAATGAAAGGTTCAGTGgccaaagaaaacaaaactttcaagttATCGGAAGTAGAGGAATTGTGCATGAAAAGTTTAAACGAAATTGGAGTTGAAAAGTGGAAAAATTGCATAGAGCATattcagaaaattgaaaaagagatGTGGGATTTGGACGAAGCCATCGAAAACACTGTTAATTCTCtagtaataaatatcaattcaaacGACGAGGATTCTACAAGTTCTGAGAGTGAATTCTGA